A single region of the Thermococcus zilligii AN1 genome encodes:
- a CDS encoding DUF63 family protein, with translation MLESVWQFLNQYFIEPMYTREGYNAVNTFVYALLFGLGVIYSYRYIIKPLRIKVDGRLFWAVTPMVVFGATVRALVDGNVLKPNFWILTPGIFFTAFILIVPALIADAKLKTYPKVTVVWGTVLALWANYLLITNAKGWRPYELTMIHTVISWAAVLAYYRWRPFDKLYLYAVLAHMYDMGSTVVGIHYYGYHEVHWIENHLVQWFGAYFYYPWITLILIVVYYGLQRLVPDEEERRFWYLAIYVLGLGPAVRDPAQMVLQV, from the coding sequence ATGCTGGAATCTGTGTGGCAGTTTCTGAACCAGTACTTCATCGAGCCCATGTACACAAGGGAGGGATACAACGCCGTAAACACCTTCGTCTACGCGCTGCTCTTCGGGCTGGGCGTCATATATTCGTACAGGTACATAATCAAACCCCTCAGGATCAAGGTGGACGGGAGGCTCTTCTGGGCGGTTACCCCGATGGTAGTATTCGGGGCGACGGTGAGGGCCCTGGTGGATGGCAACGTCCTAAAACCAAACTTCTGGATTCTAACACCGGGCATATTCTTCACGGCATTTATCCTTATAGTCCCCGCCCTGATAGCCGATGCCAAACTGAAGACTTACCCCAAGGTAACGGTGGTATGGGGCACGGTTCTGGCACTCTGGGCCAACTACCTGCTTATCACAAACGCAAAGGGGTGGAGGCCCTACGAGCTCACCATGATCCACACCGTAATCTCCTGGGCCGCTGTACTCGCGTACTACAGGTGGAGACCGTTTGATAAGCTTTATCTCTACGCCGTCCTGGCCCACATGTATGACATGGGATCAACCGTAGTGGGGATACACTACTACGGCTACCATGAGGTTCACTGGATAGAGAACCACCTCGTGCAGTGGTTCGGGGCGTACTTCTACTACCCCTGGATAACGCTGATCCTCATAGTGGTCTACTACGGCCTCCAGCGCCTCGTCCCAGACGAAGAAGAGCGCCGCTTCTGGTATTTAGCTATATACGTACTCGGACTCGGGCCCGCGGTTAGGGATCCAGCCCAGATGGTTCTCCAGGTTTAG
- a CDS encoding CGP-CTERM sorting domain-containing protein codes for MRKAAIMMVAFVLFGLFGFAMASAATVGIDLAHGENDKGLTVLTDKNGTVLVEGILKKIGDVTWVYIGPGDKADTLGIQQAGESITYDAIKNINFLIIGQPTQPLSPDEINALKQWWNDGNRILWIAGDSDYGSGVQTINNVNAILDALGVNLRLDQCSAEDSQSNAGAGYRVVGIVNPDDKTPNKDDITKDFQNGGKVLFHGPGVVAYVDGNGNWKALGPNAGMENVYVIVTTSENGQIVENSEPAANAYTVGDTGRFPLLAVQIFPDKKNVLIVSGETPYGGYEPIWSPLYYGVKLDGPTFITNFIHWAIKVQAQLGTAKTTTTTSKGGGICGPATIIGLAIVPLLLVRRK; via the coding sequence ATGAGGAAGGCCGCAATAATGATGGTGGCGTTTGTTCTCTTTGGTTTGTTTGGGTTTGCCATGGCCAGCGCCGCAACGGTTGGCATTGACCTCGCCCACGGCGAAAACGACAAGGGCCTGACAGTCCTCACGGACAAGAACGGAACAGTCCTCGTCGAGGGAATCCTCAAGAAGATAGGAGACGTCACCTGGGTCTACATCGGGCCCGGCGACAAGGCAGACACCCTCGGCATCCAGCAAGCAGGAGAAAGCATAACCTACGATGCAATAAAGAACATCAACTTCCTCATCATCGGCCAGCCAACCCAGCCCCTCAGCCCCGACGAAATCAACGCCCTCAAACAGTGGTGGAACGACGGCAACAGAATCCTCTGGATTGCGGGTGATAGCGACTACGGAAGCGGCGTCCAGACAATAAACAACGTTAACGCCATTCTCGACGCCCTCGGTGTCAATCTAAGGCTCGACCAGTGCTCAGCAGAGGACTCCCAGAGCAACGCCGGAGCCGGCTACCGTGTGGTTGGCATCGTCAACCCGGACGACAAGACCCCAAACAAGGATGACATCACCAAGGACTTCCAGAACGGCGGAAAAGTCCTCTTCCACGGGCCTGGAGTTGTCGCTTACGTTGATGGTAATGGCAACTGGAAGGCCCTCGGGCCGAACGCTGGAATGGAGAACGTCTACGTTATTGTCACCACCAGCGAGAACGGACAGATCGTCGAGAACAGCGAGCCGGCTGCCAACGCTTACACTGTGGGCGACACTGGCAGGTTCCCGCTTCTGGCTGTCCAAATCTTCCCGGACAAGAAGAACGTTCTCATAGTTAGCGGTGAGACCCCCTACGGTGGCTATGAGCCCATATGGTCCCCGCTGTATTACGGAGTCAAGCTCGACGGCCCAACGTTTATCACAAACTTCATCCACTGGGCAATAAAGGTTCAGGCCCAGCTCGGAACAGCAAAGACCACAACCACTACCAGCAAGGGCGGCGGAATCTGCGGCCCAGCAACAATAATCGGCCTGGCGATAGTACCTCTCCTCCTCGTGAGAAGGAAGTGA
- a CDS encoding DUF996 domain-containing protein codes for MVHPMESYPPTLPGGAVDIGTERMMGLIGSIIELLGFIPYIGNILSLLGFILILIALHGIGNKLGDERPFRNYLKGFIIILAGVIVAAIIVLSAFVVHSAGGVVRHEQNLGLIFAGIAVIIVAVILGAYFQKKAWEAMYEITGVQEFKKTADFLWWGVLTLIILVGFILLLVSAIYRILAFSNLPREISRRMPRQEVTGEDFTGDFTW; via the coding sequence GTGGTGCATCCAATGGAGTCTTACCCCCCAACTCTGCCCGGTGGTGCAGTTGATATAGGCACGGAGAGAATGATGGGCCTTATAGGGTCCATAATCGAGCTCCTGGGCTTTATTCCGTACATTGGCAACATACTGAGCCTCCTTGGGTTTATCCTGATTTTGATAGCCCTCCACGGGATAGGGAACAAGCTCGGGGACGAGAGGCCGTTCAGGAACTACCTCAAGGGGTTCATAATAATCCTTGCCGGAGTTATCGTCGCGGCAATCATAGTACTCAGCGCTTTTGTAGTACATTCCGCCGGCGGTGTTGTTCGGCACGAGCAGAATCTGGGCCTCATTTTCGCGGGAATCGCTGTTATCATTGTGGCAGTTATACTCGGAGCTTATTTCCAGAAGAAGGCGTGGGAGGCGATGTACGAGATAACCGGGGTGCAGGAGTTCAAAAAGACTGCGGACTTCCTCTGGTGGGGTGTTCTTACCCTCATAATCCTGGTAGGGTTTATACTGCTCCTGGTATCGGCAATATACCGGATACTGGCGTTCTCCAACCTGCCCCGGGAGATCAGCAGAAGAATGCCCCGGCAGGAGGTTACGGGTGAGGACTTCACGGGGGACTTCACCTGGTGA
- a CDS encoding ABC transporter substrate-binding protein codes for MRKVASIGVVLLLALSVVASGCISGGGESGITLVILTRHDATIQYMAKQLFLKSDIAKEYHITDLKFIKVSESLWPSYVEKGADVGWGGGPTLFDDLYNTGNLRPITDQKVLKLIGNQIPTEMAGMPMVRKDDRGNVYWIAAALSSFGFTVNKKQLARWNLPVPQKWEDIASEAWAVDPPQYGIADPTQSTSNTRIYQIILQAFGWDQGWRILTLIAANSRVYMQSDAVRDAVINGEIAAGNTIDFYGYTAMQQSPDCEYIIPSGESIINGDPIALLKNAQHPEAAQAFIYWVLTEGQAIWMSPDVNRLPVNPEVFNMKVSNEAAEIVFKGQYAGQTYGQARPSLKKAYDDVTKAQGIPFDDNSALKTVYALQYYFRATLVDENQKLHDTWVSLVRAYKDGKISEEKFKELKDKLTAPVQFKDPETGQIVTFTEDYAKRINDRISQDRNFQGQLIQIWRQAAVNKYNEVRNEIGG; via the coding sequence ATGAGGAAGGTCGCCTCCATTGGGGTTGTGCTGCTTCTCGCCCTCAGCGTCGTGGCAAGCGGCTGTATCAGCGGCGGTGGCGAGAGTGGTATAACCCTCGTCATCCTCACAAGGCACGATGCAACCATCCAGTATATGGCGAAGCAGCTGTTCCTCAAGAGCGACATAGCGAAGGAGTACCACATCACTGACCTGAAGTTTATCAAAGTGTCGGAGAGCCTCTGGCCGAGCTATGTGGAGAAAGGGGCCGACGTCGGCTGGGGAGGGGGGCCTACTCTCTTTGATGACCTTTATAACACCGGGAATCTCCGCCCTATAACCGACCAAAAGGTTCTCAAGCTCATAGGCAACCAGATACCGACAGAGATGGCAGGAATGCCCATGGTCAGGAAGGACGATAGGGGTAACGTATACTGGATAGCAGCGGCATTATCATCCTTCGGTTTCACGGTCAACAAGAAGCAGTTAGCCAGGTGGAACCTGCCCGTTCCCCAGAAGTGGGAGGACATAGCGAGCGAGGCCTGGGCCGTTGATCCGCCCCAGTACGGAATAGCCGACCCAACCCAGAGCACATCCAACACGAGGATATACCAGATCATCCTCCAGGCCTTCGGCTGGGACCAGGGGTGGAGGATACTGACTCTCATAGCCGCCAACTCAAGGGTGTACATGCAGAGCGACGCGGTTAGAGATGCCGTCATAAACGGCGAGATAGCGGCCGGAAACACAATCGACTTCTACGGATACACCGCCATGCAGCAGAGCCCGGACTGCGAGTATATTATTCCCAGCGGAGAGAGCATCATAAACGGCGACCCGATAGCGCTCCTTAAGAACGCCCAACACCCGGAGGCGGCTCAGGCGTTCATCTACTGGGTGCTCACCGAGGGCCAGGCGATCTGGATGAGCCCCGACGTCAACAGGCTCCCGGTTAATCCCGAAGTGTTCAACATGAAGGTGAGCAACGAAGCCGCTGAGATAGTATTCAAGGGCCAGTACGCAGGGCAGACCTACGGCCAGGCGAGACCGAGCCTCAAAAAGGCATACGACGATGTCACTAAGGCCCAGGGAATACCGTTCGATGACAATAGTGCCCTTAAGACGGTATACGCCCTCCAGTACTACTTCAGGGCCACCCTCGTTGATGAGAACCAGAAGCTCCACGACACATGGGTTTCCCTGGTCAGGGCCTATAAAGATGGAAAGATCAGCGAGGAGAAATTCAAAGAGCTAAAGGACAAGCTCACCGCCCCGGTACAGTTCAAGGATCCAGAAACCGGGCAGATTGTTACCTTCACCGAGGACTACGCCAAGAGAATCAATGACAGGATCTCACAGGACAGGAACTTCCAGGGCCAGCTCATACAGATATGGCGCCAGGCCGCGGTAAACAAGTACAACGAAGTCCGCAACGAGATAGGCGGATGA